In a genomic window of Gossypium arboreum isolate Shixiya-1 chromosome 7, ASM2569848v2, whole genome shotgun sequence:
- the LOC108453396 gene encoding 6-phosphofructo-2-kinase/fructose-2,6-bisphosphatase-like, producing MKRLLKEIFTLKFNKVLTMQKNFEAGLQDFTTRLANYEKVYEPVDEGSYIKMIDMASGHGGQIQVNNISGYLPRRIVFFLVNTHLTPRPILLTRHGESRDNVRGRIGGDSVLSSDTGEIYMKKLANFVVKRLI from the exons ATGAAAAGATTATTGAAAGAAATATTCACCCTAAAATTCAACAAAGTCCTGACTATGCAGAAGA ATTTCGAAGCTGGATTACAAGACTTTACAACCCGGTTAGCTAATTACGAAAAG GTTTATGAACCAGTTGATGAAGGGTCTTACATCAAAATGATTGATATGGCTAGTGGGCATGGTGGACAAATACAA GTTAACAACATCAGTGGCTATCTTCCTAGACGAATCGTCTTCTTCTTG GTTAATACACATCTGACACCTCGCCCAATACTACTTACCAGGCATGGAGAGAGTCGTGATAATGTTAGAGGCAGAATTGGTGGTGACAGTGTATTGAG CAGTGATACCGGAGAAATTTATATGAAGAAACTCGCAAACTTTGTTGTGAAGCGACTGATCTGA